Proteins from one Acomys russatus chromosome 12, mAcoRus1.1, whole genome shotgun sequence genomic window:
- the Col3a1 gene encoding collagen alpha-1(III) chain, producing MMSFVQSGTWFLLTLLHPTLILAQQSNIGELGCTHLGQSYESRDVWKPEPCQICVCDSGSILCDDIMCDDQELDCPNPEIPFGECCAICPQPSTPAPVPPDGYGPRGPKGDPGPPGIPGRNGSPGLPGQPGLPGPPGSPGICESCPTIGQNYSPQFDSYDVKSGAGGAGYPGPAGPPGPPGPPGSSGHPGSPGSPGYQGPPGEPGQAGPAGPPGPPGAIGPSGPAGKDGESGRPGRPGERGLPGPPGIKGPAGIPGFPGIKGHRGFDGRNGEKGEPGAPGLKGENGLPGENGSPGPMGPRGAPGERGRPGLPGAAGARGNDGARGSDGLPGPPGSPGTAGFPGSPGAKGEVGPAGSPGSNGSPGLRGEPGPQGHAGAQGPPGPPGNNGSPGGKGEMGPAGIPGAPGLMGARGPPGPAGTNGAPGQRGPSGEPGKNGAKGEPGARGERGEAGSPGIPGPKGEDGKDGSPGEPGANGLPGTAGERGAPGFRGPAGPNGIPGEKGPAGERGGPGPAGPRGVAGEPGRDGAPGTPGIRGVPGSPGGPGNDGKPGPPGSQGESGRPGPPGPSGPRGQPGVMGFPGPKGNDGAPGKNGERGGPGGPGLPGPAGKNGETGPQGPPGPTGPSGDKGEPGSPGPQGLQGIPGTSGPPGENGKPGEAGPKGEVGAPGAPGGKGDSGAPGERGPPGAAGTPGLRGVAGPPGPEGGKGPTGPPGLAGSSGPPGLQGMPGERGGPGSPGPKGEKGEPGGAGADGAPGKDGPRGPAGPIGPPGPAGQPGDKGEGGAPGLPGIAGPRGGPGERGEHGPPGPAGFPGAPGQNGEPGSKGERGAPGEKGEGGPAGAAGPPGGPGPAGPPGPQGVKGERGSPGGPGAAGFPGGRGLPGPPGNNGNPGPPGPSGAPGKDGPPGPAGNSGSPGNPGIAGPKGDAGQPGEKGPPGAQGPPGSPGPLGIAGLTGARGLAGPPGMPGPRGSPGPQGIKGEGGKPGASGHNGERGPPGPQGLPGQPGTAGEPGRDGNPGSDGLPGRDGSPGGKGDRGENGSPGAPGAPGHPGPPGPVGPAGKSGDRGETGPAGPSGAPGPIGARGAPGPQGPRGDKGETGERGSNGIKGHRGFPGNPGPPGSPGAAGHQGAIGSPGPAGPRGPVGPHGPPGKDGTSGHPGPIGPPGPRGNRGERGSEGSPGHPGAPGPPGPPGAPGPCCGGGAAIAGVGSEKSGGFAPYYGDDPLDFKINTEEIMSSLKSVNGQIESLISPDGSRKNPARNCRDLKFCHPELKSGEYWVDPNQGCKLDAIKVFCNMETGETCINANPMTVPRKNWWTSSGAEKKHIWFGESMNGGFQFSYGNPDLPEDVLDVQLAFLRLLSSRASQNITYHCKNSIAYMDQASGNVKKSLKLMGSNEGEFKAEGNSKFTYTVLEDGCTKHTGEWSKTVFEYRTRKAMRLPIIDIAPYDIGGPDQEFGVDVGPVCFL from the exons GGCCCTCCTGGCATTCCTGGGAGAAATGGCAGCCCTGGCCTTCCTGGACAGCCAGGTCTGCCTGGTCcacctggatcccctggaatctGTGAATCATGTCCAACTATTGGTCAG AACTATTCTCCCCAGTTTGACTCATATGATGTCAAGtctggagcaggaggagcaggttATCCTGGGCCAGCT GGTCCTCCAGGCCCTCCAGGTCCCCCTGGCTCTTCCGGACATCCTGGCTCCCCT ggttcTCCGGGATACCAAGGTCCCCCTGGTGAACCTGGTCAAGCTGGTCCTGCC GGCCCTCCAGGTCCTCCTGGTGCTATTGGTCCATCTGGTCCTGCTGGAAAGGAT GGAGAGTCAGGGAGACCTGGTCGACCTGGAGAGCGTGGACTGCCTGGACCTCCA GGTATCAAAGGCCCAGCTGGCATTCCTGGATTCCCTGGTATAAAAGGACACAGA GGCTTCGATGGACGAAATGGCGAAAAGGGCGAACCGGGTGCTCCTGGACTAAAG GGTGAAAATGGTCTTCCTGGAGAAAATGGATCTCCTGGCCCCATG GGTCCCAGAGGGGCTCCTGGTGAGCGAGGACGGCCAGGCCTTCCTGGAGCTGCG GGTGCTCGAGGCAATGACGGTGCTCGGGGCAGTGATGGCCTACCA GGTCCTCCCGGTTCTCCTGGAACTGCTGGATTTCCTGGATCCCCTGGTGCTAAG GGTGAAGTTGGACCTGCAGGGTCCCCAGGCTCTAATGGCTCTCCAGGACTGAGAGGGGAACCTGGACCACAGGGACATGCTGGTGCTCAAGGGCCTCCT GGCCCTCCCGGGAATAATGGTAGTCCTGGCGGGAAAGGTGAAATG GGTCCAGCTGGCATTCCTGGAGCCCCTGGACTAATGGGAGCTAGGGGTCCCCCTGGACCAGCTGGCACGAACGGTGCACCTGGACAGCGAGGTCCTTCA GGTGAACCCGGCAAGAACGGTGCGAAGGGAGAGCCAGGTGCTCGCGGTGAACGG gGGGAAGCTGGTTCCCCAGGAATTCCAGGACCTAAGGGTGAAGATGGCAAAGATGGATCACCTGGAGAACCTGGTGCAAATGGACTTCCGGGAACTGCTGGAGAAAGG GGTGCTCCTGGCTTCCGAGGACCTGCAGGGCCAAATGGCATCCCAGGAGAAAAG GGTCCTGCTGGTGAACGGGGTGGCCCAGGTCCTGCAGGGCCCAGAGGAGTGGCTGGAGAACCTGGCCGAGACGGAGCCCCAGGGACCCCTGGAATAAGG GGTGTCCCCGGGAGCCCAGGAGGACCAGGCAATGATGGGAAACCAGGACCTCCC GGAAGTCAAGGAGAAAGTGGTCGCCCTGGTCCTCCTGGTCCATCTGGTCCCAGGGGTCAGCCTGGTGTCATGGGTTTCCCTGGTCCTAAAGGAAATGAT ggTGCGCCTGGCAAGAATGGTGAACGAGGTGGCCCTGGAGGTCCTGGCCTTCCA GGTCCTGCCGGAAAGAATGGTGAAACTGGACCTCAGGGTCCCCCAGGCCCTACT GGTCCATCTGGTGACAAGGGAGAACCTGGATCCCCTGGTCCACAAGGATTGCAG GGCATACCTGGTACCAGTGGTCCTCCAGGAGAAAACGGGAAACCGGGTGAAGCA GGCCCAAAGGGTGAGGTCGGTGCACCTGGAGCTCCGGGAGGCAAG GGTGACTCTGGAGCCCCTGGAGAACGTggaccccctggagctgcagGGACTCCTGGACTGAGAGGTGTAGCTGGACCCCCTGGCCCTGAAGGAGGAAAG GGCCCTACTGGTCCTCCGGGTCTTGCTGGTTCTTCTGGTcctcctggtctacaagggaTGCCAGGGGAGAGAGGAGGTCCTGGGAGTCCTGGTCCAAAGGGTGAAAAG GGCGAACCAGGGGGTGCGGGTGCTGACGGAGCTCCTGGAAAGGATGGGCCAAGG GGTCCTGCTGGTCCTATTGGTCCCCCTGGCCCAGCTGGTCAGCCTGGAGATAAG GGTGAAGGTGGTGCCCCTGGGCTTCCAGGGATCGCTGGACCTCGAGGTGGCCCT GGTGAGAGAGGTGAACACGGGCCTCCAGGACCTGCCGGCTTTCCCGGTGCTCCT GGCCAGAATGGTGAACCAGGCAGTAAAGGAGAAAGGGGTGCCCCTggtgagaagggagaaggaggccCTGCCGGAGCCGCAGGACCCCCTGGAGGTCCTGGACCTGCT GGTCCTCCTGGTCCTCAGGGTGTGAAGGGTGAGCGTGGCAGTCCCGGTGGACCT GGTGCTGCTGGATTTCCTGGTGGGCGCGGtcttcctggtcctcctggcAACAAT GGTAACCCAGGGCCCCCAGGGCCTAGTGGTGCTCCTGGCAAGGACGGCCCTCCAGGTCCTGCAGGTAACAGTGGTTCCCCTGGAAACCCTGGAATAGCTGGACCAAAAGGTGATGCTGGCCAACCTGGAGAGAAGGGACCACCTGGTGCTCAGGGTCCTCCA GGATCCCCAGGTCCACTTGGAATTGCAGGGCTTACTGGAGCACGAGGTCTTGCCGGACCCCCAGGCATGCCAGGTCCTAGGGGTAGCCCTGGGCCTCAAGGTATCAAG GGTGAAGGTGGAAAGCCAGGAGCCAGTGGCCATAATGGGGAACGTGGCCCTCCTGGACCCCAAGGTCTCCCTGGTCAGCCTGGTACAGCTGGTGAACCCGGAAGGGAT GGAAACCCTGGATCCGATGGTCTGCCGGGTCGAGATGGCTCTCCTGGTGGCAAG GGTGATCGTGGTGAAAATGGTTCTCCTGGTGCCCCAGGTGCTCCCGGTCATCCAGGCCCACCTGGTCCTGTTGGTCCAGCTGGGAAAAGTGGTGACAGAGGAGAAACA GGGCCTGCTGGTCCTTCTGGTGCTCCAGGTCCTATTGGCGCTCGGGGTGCTCCT GGTCCCCAAGGTCCACGAGGTGACAAAGGTGAAACAGGTGAACGTGGCTCAAATGGCATCAAAGGTCATCGAGGATTCCCTGGCAACCCAGGTCCCCCGGGCTCTCCT GGTGCTGCTGGTCACCAGGGTGCAATTGGTAGTCCTGGGCCTGCAGGTCCCAGA GGACCAGTTGGACCACATGGACCTCCTGGAAAAGATGGAACGAGTGGGCATCCAGGTCCGATTGGGCCTCCAGGACCTCGAGGAAACAGAGGTGAAAGAGGATCTGAG GGCTCGCCAGGTCACCCTGGAGCTCCAGGCCCGCCCGGACCTCCAGGTGCACCTGGACCCTGCTGTGGTGGGGGCGCTGCCATTGCTGGAGTCGGAAGTGAAAAGTCTGGTGGTTTCGCACCATATTATGGAGATGACCCATTGGATTTTAAGATCAACACTGAGGAGATTATGTCTTCACTCAAATCTGTTAACGGACAAATAGAGAGTCTCATCAGTCCCGATGGTTCTAGGAAAAACCCTGCTCGGAATTGCAGAGACCTGAAATTCTGCCACCCTGAACTCAAGAGTG GAGAATATTGGGTTGATCCTAACCAAGGTTGCAAGTTGGATGCAATCAAAGTATTCTGTAACATGGAAACTGGAGAAACATGCATAAATGCAAATCCTATGACTGTTCCACGGAAGAACTGGTGGACAAGTTCTGGTGCAGAGAAGAAACACATTTGGTTTGGAGAATCTATGAATGGTGGTTTCCAG TTCAGCTATGGCAATCCTGATCTTCCTGAAGATGTGCTTGATGTGCAGCTGGCATTCCTCAGGCTTCTCTCTAGCCGGGCCTCCCAGAACATTACGTACCACTGCAAGAACAGTATTGCCTACATGGACCAAGCCAGTGGCAATGTAAAGAAGTCTTTGAAGCTGATGGGATCAAATGAAGGGGAATTCAAAGCTGAAGGAAACAGCAAATTCACTTACACAGTTCTAGAGGATGGCTGTACT AAACACACTGGGGAATGGAGCAAAACAGTCTTTGAATACCGAACACGCAAGGCCATGAGACTACCCATCATAGATATCGCTCCCTATGACATTGGTGGTCCTGATCAAGAATTTGGTGTGGACGTTGGCCCTGTTTGCTTTTTATAA